Proteins encoded within one genomic window of Bacillota bacterium:
- a CDS encoding amidohydrolase family protein, whose protein sequence is MDFRLTEEAAASNFTQPPPSRAGVKAIDVHTHTHVMPEASLLMQAADLYGIDTLVVIAREHLEPAAIANGWAGRVLVAPQLRYDLLEDEKAFAVENRRRVEEAHRRGARLIKFWFTPRFYAMTRLRLDDPRLAPVLERIQELGLGLLVHVSDPDIWFERVYTDRALYGSKADQYPPLEAVLERYPRTSVIAAHMGGDPEHLDHLQALLDRYPNLYLDTSATKWMIRELGRRRDEARAFIIRNAERILFGTDQVVTANSDLVRYTSRYWAHRIFWETDAVCPSPVEDPDCDGMPVIRGLSLPSEVLARVYRTNAERVLRLSD, encoded by the coding sequence TTGGACTTCCGGCTGACAGAAGAGGCAGCGGCGAGCAACTTCACGCAGCCTCCACCCTCCCGGGCAGGGGTGAAGGCGATCGACGTGCACACCCACACGCACGTGATGCCCGAGGCGAGCCTTCTCATGCAGGCGGCCGACCTCTACGGGATCGACACCCTGGTGGTCATCGCGCGGGAGCACCTGGAGCCGGCGGCCATCGCCAACGGCTGGGCGGGGCGCGTTCTGGTGGCCCCGCAACTTCGCTACGACCTCCTGGAAGACGAGAAGGCGTTCGCTGTCGAGAACCGCCGGCGGGTGGAGGAGGCCCACCGGCGCGGGGCGCGGCTGATCAAGTTCTGGTTTACGCCGCGCTTTTATGCGATGACCCGCCTGCGCCTGGACGACCCGCGCCTCGCCCCGGTTCTGGAACGCATCCAGGAACTGGGTCTGGGCCTGCTGGTGCACGTCTCCGACCCTGACATCTGGTTCGAACGGGTCTACACCGACCGGGCGCTTTACGGCTCGAAAGCCGACCAGTATCCGCCGCTCGAAGCCGTGCTGGAGCGCTACCCTCGGACTTCCGTCATCGCGGCGCACATGGGCGGCGACCCGGAGCACCTCGACCACCTGCAGGCGCTGCTCGACCGCTATCCCAACCTCTACCTGGACACCAGCGCCACCAAGTGGATGATCCGGGAGCTGGGACGCCGCCGCGACGAAGCGCGGGCGTTTATCATCCGAAACGCCGAGCGCATCCTCTTCGGCACCGACCAGGTGGTGACGGCCAATTCGGACCTGGTGCGCTACACGTCCAGGTACTGGGCGCACCGGATCTTCTGGGAGACCGATGCGGTCTGCCCCTCGCCCGTGGAGGACCCGGACTGCGACGGAATGCCCGTCATCCGGGGGCTTTCGCTGCCGTCCGAGGTGCTGGCGCGCGTCTACCGCACCAACGCCGAGCGTGTGTTGAGGCTGTCAGACTAG
- the rpsU gene encoding 30S ribosomal protein S21, whose translation MAEVRVGDNESLDAALRRLKRMMQQDGILAEMRRHEHYVKPSVRRKMKARARRRRS comes from the coding sequence ATGGCCGAGGTCAGGGTCGGCGACAACGAATCGCTGGACGCGGCGCTCCGAAGGCTCAAGCGGATGATGCAGCAAGATGGCATCCTGGCTGAAATGCGGCGGCATGAGCACTACGTCAAACCCAGCGTGCGACGCAAGATGAAGGCGCGTGCGCGTCGGCGGCGTTCTTGA
- the mtaB gene encoding tRNA (N(6)-L-threonylcarbamoyladenosine(37)-C(2))-methylthiotransferase MtaB: MRPVRVAVWTLGCKVNQYDSESIAQLFRRHGFSVVGFEEEADLYVINTCAVTATGEHKSRQLIRRAARRARGKGAVMVTGCLAQLQPGLVGSMDGVVAVVGTDRRGRLVQLAAEWAKGATLPSAARSDVAGALRDARPAYEELPVACFPDRARAVVKIQDGCDEMCTFCIVPYSRGRARSREAGAVLDEVRRLVDANFHEIVLSGVNVAAYGRDLGQRDGLLRLLERIEALPGSFRIRLGSVLPSALTCELLAWWGGSQRLCPHIHLSLQSGDDGVLRRMGRRYRADDVRMAVGRLRGMRPDLAVTADVIVGFPGETEEAFGRTVGLVEELGMMRLHLFPFSPRPGTPAAHLSGRVDGEAAARRMRQLSATGERAGAAYLERLCGREVDVLVERPAPGSARSQGVDEHYARVELEGAAAGSLEAGRVVRARVVGTGPRGLRAVVADAGGEGRSGVAGTAPSAWNLP, from the coding sequence GTGCGGCCTGTCCGGGTGGCTGTCTGGACTCTCGGGTGCAAGGTCAACCAGTATGACAGCGAGTCCATCGCCCAACTTTTCCGGCGGCACGGCTTTTCGGTGGTGGGCTTCGAGGAGGAGGCCGACCTTTACGTCATCAACACCTGCGCCGTGACGGCCACCGGAGAGCACAAGAGCCGCCAGCTCATCCGGCGCGCCGCGCGGCGAGCACGCGGGAAGGGCGCCGTGATGGTGACCGGGTGCCTGGCGCAGCTGCAGCCCGGCCTCGTTGGGTCGATGGACGGCGTGGTGGCGGTGGTGGGCACCGACCGCCGCGGGCGACTCGTGCAACTGGCCGCCGAGTGGGCAAAAGGCGCCACATTGCCATCCGCCGCGCGCTCCGACGTGGCCGGCGCTCTTCGCGACGCCCGCCCCGCCTACGAGGAACTCCCGGTTGCCTGCTTTCCGGACCGGGCCCGTGCTGTCGTAAAGATCCAGGACGGCTGCGACGAGATGTGCACCTTCTGCATCGTGCCCTACAGCCGCGGCAGGGCCAGAAGCCGGGAGGCGGGTGCGGTGCTGGACGAGGTGCGCAGGCTCGTGGACGCCAACTTCCACGAGATCGTCCTCAGCGGCGTCAACGTAGCCGCCTATGGCCGCGACCTGGGGCAGCGGGACGGCCTTCTCCGGCTCCTGGAACGGATCGAGGCGCTGCCGGGGAGCTTCCGGATCCGCCTGGGTTCCGTCCTTCCCTCCGCCCTTACGTGCGAACTGCTCGCGTGGTGGGGAGGCTCGCAGAGGCTGTGCCCGCACATACACCTGTCGCTTCAGTCCGGAGACGACGGGGTGTTGCGCCGCATGGGCCGCCGGTACCGAGCCGACGACGTGCGGATGGCCGTCGGGCGCCTCCGAGGGATGCGGCCGGACCTTGCCGTCACGGCGGACGTGATCGTGGGCTTTCCCGGCGAGACAGAAGAGGCGTTCGGCCGCACGGTGGGTCTCGTTGAGGAACTCGGCATGATGCGGCTTCACCTCTTTCCGTTCTCACCGAGGCCGGGAACGCCGGCGGCGCACCTTTCCGGACGTGTGGACGGAGAAGCCGCCGCGCGGCGCATGCGGCAACTCTCGGCTACCGGCGAGCGCGCCGGCGCGGCATACCTCGAGCGGCTTTGCGGCCGCGAGGTGGACGTGCTGGTGGAGCGGCCGGCCCCCGGCTCGGCCCGATCTCAGGGCGTGGACGAGCACTACGCCCGGGTGGAGCTGGAAGGTGCCGCCGCAGGTTCCCTCGAGGCGGGGCGCGTGGTGCGGGCCCGGGTGGTGGGGACGGGGCCCCGGGGACTTCGCGCCGTCGTGGCAGATGCCGGCGGCGAGGGGAGGAGCGGAGTGGCAGGAACGGCGCCGTCCGCGTGGAATCTGCCCTAG
- a CDS encoding nodulation protein NfeD, which produces MAGAKGGSAPGQAVFRRLCTVAAVALLLLRSLSGETGAAGAASRPPLEPRPGSRPVVYVIPIRGVIEVGLAEFVKRSVAEANGAGADAILVEVNTPGGRVDAAEEIRDTLLDAGIPTIAFISERAQSAGALVSLACDYIVMAPASSIGAAEPIPAEEKIISALRAEFEATAQAKGRDPRIAAAMVDKSIEIPGVVEAGKILTLSDARAKELGFIDAVAKDRESAAAAVGLVGARFVELSPNWAERIARFLTEPTVSSLLLTIGFLGVIYELATPGWGVPGTVGLIALTLFFGARLVTGLVGWEVIILFLVGIVLLVVELVAIPGFGIAGVPGLVAIFASLYLSFKDAASALYVVGGSVVMTVLVGALTFRYIRKSRTWSQIVLKTRQWREEGYTAPAEHHRWVGQRGRAVTPLRPSGVVEIGGERLDASTDGEFIDTGTPVEVVRAEGLRIVVRAQRAEREG; this is translated from the coding sequence GTGGCGGGAGCGAAAGGCGGTTCGGCGCCCGGGCAAGCGGTGTTCCGGCGGCTTTGCACGGTTGCGGCGGTCGCGCTCCTTCTCCTGAGGAGCCTGTCAGGGGAGACCGGAGCGGCCGGCGCCGCCAGCAGGCCTCCGCTCGAGCCCCGGCCGGGTTCCCGTCCGGTCGTCTACGTGATCCCCATTCGCGGGGTGATCGAGGTCGGGCTTGCCGAGTTCGTCAAGCGGTCGGTGGCGGAGGCCAACGGGGCAGGGGCCGACGCCATCCTTGTAGAGGTCAACACCCCCGGAGGGCGCGTGGACGCTGCCGAGGAGATCCGGGATACCCTCCTGGACGCGGGCATTCCCACCATCGCGTTCATCTCGGAGCGGGCGCAGTCAGCCGGGGCCCTGGTCAGCCTGGCGTGCGACTACATCGTGATGGCGCCGGCATCGAGCATCGGGGCGGCCGAGCCCATCCCGGCCGAGGAGAAGATCATCTCCGCCCTTCGGGCGGAGTTTGAGGCCACCGCCCAGGCCAAGGGCCGCGACCCCCGCATCGCTGCGGCCATGGTCGACAAGAGCATCGAGATTCCGGGCGTCGTGGAGGCCGGCAAGATCCTGACCCTCTCGGACGCCAGGGCGAAGGAACTGGGCTTCATCGACGCGGTGGCAAAAGATCGGGAGTCTGCGGCTGCCGCCGTGGGACTTGTCGGCGCCCGCTTCGTCGAGCTCAGCCCCAACTGGGCGGAACGGATTGCACGCTTCTTGACCGAGCCTACGGTCAGCTCCCTTCTGCTCACCATCGGCTTTCTCGGGGTCATCTACGAGCTTGCGACGCCGGGATGGGGCGTGCCCGGCACGGTGGGGCTGATCGCGCTCACCCTGTTTTTCGGGGCGCGGCTCGTCACCGGGCTCGTCGGGTGGGAGGTCATCATCCTCTTCCTGGTCGGGATCGTGCTGTTGGTCGTGGAGCTGGTGGCGATCCCCGGGTTCGGGATCGCCGGGGTGCCGGGGCTTGTGGCCATATTCGCCAGCCTCTACCTTTCGTTCAAGGACGCGGCGTCGGCCCTGTACGTGGTGGGCGGGTCGGTGGTCATGACCGTCCTCGTGGGGGCCCTGACGTTCCGCTACATCCGCAAGAGCCGTACATGGAGCCAGATCGTGCTCAAGACGCGGCAGTGGCGCGAGGAAGGATACACGGCCCCGGCCGAACATCACAGATGGGTGGGGCAAAGAGGCCGGGCCGTGACGCCCCTGCGGCCATCCGGGGTCGTGGAGATCGGCGGCGAGCGCCTGGACGCAAGCACGGACGGAGAGTTCATCGACACCGGCACGCCCGTGGAGGTCGTCAGGGCGGAGGGGCTTCGCATCGTGGTCAGGGCCCAAAGAGCGGAAAGAGAGGGGTAG
- a CDS encoding ABC transporter permease, whose protein sequence is MTIAERILHDQEQPQQAESVSLWRAGWTRLKRNRVARAAGLVLLAMHLLAIFADFVAPYSELYTNRRKFYHPPTRIHIVTQDGALSRPFVYDFRLVDRSRRIYEEDRSQPYPVRFFVRGEPYRLLWLIPTDVHLIGVDPPAGLYLLGTDDMGRDIFSRLLFGARRSLFIGVAGIAVTLLIGLIYGGISGYFGGRVDNVMMRLAEIVLAIPSFYLLVALSAVLPLNLPSQQRFFLVVLVLSLVGWPGSARAVRGLVLSLREQDFVAAARAVGATHLRIIWRHILPNTVSYAIVAATLSVPGFIIAEAALSLIGVGVQEPYASWGNMLSKATNVNSMARYPWTLVSGFAIFLAVLSYNFLGDGVREAFSPRTLAATPAAVRVSKRPSERRSWAAALRSALLRGGVPARSGPSRPA, encoded by the coding sequence ATGACCATCGCCGAGCGTATCCTCCACGATCAGGAGCAGCCTCAGCAGGCGGAGTCCGTTTCGCTCTGGCGTGCCGGGTGGACCCGGCTGAAGCGAAACCGCGTGGCCAGGGCGGCAGGGCTGGTGCTCCTGGCGATGCACCTGCTGGCCATCTTTGCCGACTTCGTGGCGCCCTACTCGGAGCTGTACACCAACCGGCGGAAGTTCTACCACCCGCCCACCCGGATCCACATCGTGACGCAGGACGGTGCCCTGAGCCGACCGTTCGTCTACGACTTCAGGCTGGTAGACCGCAGCCGCCGGATCTATGAGGAGGATCGTTCGCAGCCTTACCCCGTCCGCTTTTTCGTGCGCGGCGAACCGTACCGCCTGTTGTGGCTCATTCCCACCGACGTGCACCTGATCGGCGTGGATCCTCCCGCCGGGTTGTATCTTCTGGGCACTGACGACATGGGTCGAGACATCTTCTCCCGCCTCTTGTTCGGTGCCCGCCGGTCGCTTTTCATCGGCGTAGCCGGCATTGCGGTGACGCTCCTGATTGGTCTGATCTACGGCGGGATCTCCGGCTACTTCGGCGGGCGCGTCGACAACGTGATGATGCGCCTTGCCGAAATCGTGCTGGCCATCCCCAGCTTCTACCTGCTCGTGGCCCTGAGCGCGGTGCTGCCGTTGAACCTGCCCTCACAGCAGCGCTTCTTCCTCGTGGTGCTCGTGTTGAGCCTGGTGGGCTGGCCCGGGTCGGCCCGGGCGGTGAGGGGCCTGGTGCTGTCGCTGCGAGAGCAGGACTTCGTCGCGGCCGCAAGGGCCGTGGGGGCGACCCACCTGCGCATCATCTGGCGGCACATCCTGCCCAACACCGTCTCATACGCAATCGTGGCGGCCACCCTGTCAGTGCCGGGCTTCATCATCGCCGAGGCCGCGCTGTCCCTTATCGGCGTGGGCGTCCAGGAGCCGTACGCAAGCTGGGGCAACATGTTGAGCAAGGCCACCAACGTCAACAGCATGGCACGATACCCCTGGACGCTCGTCTCGGGTTTCGCCATCTTCCTCGCGGTCCTCAGCTACAACTTCCTGGGCGATGGCGTGCGCGAGGCGTTCAGCCCGCGGACCCTCGCTGCGACCCCGGCAGCCGTCAGGGTATCGAAACGGCCTTCCGAACGCCGGTCATGGGCGGCCGCGCTGCGCTCGGCCCTGCTTCGAGGCGGCGTGCCGGCGCGCTCGGGACCGTCACGCCCCGCATAG
- the floA gene encoding flotillin-like protein FloA (flotillin-like protein involved in membrane lipid rafts) — translation MEQLLVFWLPVILIVIGLVVLLNFIPVGLWISAWAAGVPVGIFTLIGMRLRRVPPAGIILPLIKAQKAGLDVAIDKLEAHFLAGGNVDRVVDALIAAQRANINLTFERAAAIDLAGRNVLEAVQMSVNPRVIETPVVAAVAKDGIELKVKARVTVRANIDRLVGGAGEATIIARVGEGIVTTVGSSESHKEVLENPDRISKTVLSKGLDAGTAFEILSIDIADVDVGRNIGAQLQVDQANADKNIAEAKAAERRFGALAREQEMLAMVQEMRARVVEAEAEVPRSLAAALREGKIGVMDYYTMQNILADTAMRQAISRLSEAQGPAPGREPTPGMVGGAPGAGPSGPVGPGPGQGR, via the coding sequence GTGGAGCAACTGCTGGTCTTCTGGCTGCCGGTCATCCTGATCGTCATCGGTCTCGTGGTGTTGCTCAACTTCATCCCGGTGGGCCTCTGGATCTCCGCGTGGGCGGCCGGGGTGCCGGTGGGCATCTTCACGCTGATCGGGATGAGGCTACGGCGAGTTCCGCCGGCCGGGATCATTCTGCCCCTCATCAAGGCCCAGAAAGCGGGGCTGGACGTGGCCATCGACAAGCTCGAGGCGCACTTCCTGGCGGGCGGTAACGTGGACCGGGTGGTGGACGCCCTCATTGCCGCGCAGCGGGCCAACATCAACCTCACCTTCGAGCGGGCGGCCGCCATCGACCTGGCGGGGCGCAACGTGCTCGAAGCGGTGCAGATGAGCGTCAATCCCAGGGTCATTGAGACGCCCGTGGTAGCCGCCGTGGCCAAGGACGGGATCGAGTTGAAGGTGAAGGCGCGGGTAACGGTGCGCGCCAACATCGACCGGCTGGTCGGGGGCGCCGGGGAGGCCACCATCATCGCCCGGGTGGGCGAGGGCATCGTCACCACGGTGGGCTCGTCGGAGAGCCACAAAGAGGTGCTGGAGAACCCGGATCGCATCTCCAAGACGGTGCTGTCCAAGGGGCTGGATGCCGGGACGGCGTTCGAAATCCTGTCCATCGACATCGCCGACGTGGACGTGGGCCGCAACATCGGAGCCCAGCTCCAGGTGGACCAGGCCAACGCCGACAAGAACATCGCCGAAGCCAAGGCCGCCGAACGGCGGTTCGGCGCCCTCGCGCGGGAGCAGGAGATGCTGGCGATGGTCCAGGAGATGCGGGCAAGAGTGGTGGAGGCCGAGGCGGAGGTGCCCAGGAGCCTGGCGGCGGCCCTGCGGGAAGGCAAAATCGGGGTCATGGACTACTACACCATGCAGAACATCCTCGCCGACACCGCCATGCGGCAGGCCATCAGCCGCCTGAGCGAAGCACAGGGGCCAGCGCCGGGGCGCGAGCCGACGCCCGGAATGGTGGGCGGCGCTCCGGGCGCCGGGCCTTCAGGTCCGGTCGGACCCGGGCCCGGGCAGGGCCGTTAG
- a CDS encoding ABC transporter permease, producing the protein MWRYILRRLLYIIPMMLGVSVLTFFVMKLAPGDYLDLLRLNPDVSPEAIEQLNRQFGLDQPAYVQFGRWLWNVLHFNLGHSFNYGAPVSYLIGTRLLNTLLLSVASLALAWTFSFPAGVYAAVKAHSTYDRVLTFAAFIGLSIPNYFLALLLLYLVVHFNLPLPVGGMTSSDFASLSTWGKVADIGRHLIVPAVVLGTASMASLTRYLRSGMLDVLGQEYVVTARAKGLPESRVVWKHGVRNALNVMITIFGFELGSLLNGAALTEIITGWPGMGRLVLEALRAYDYYVVMGTVLMAGVLLVVGNLVADILLAWADPRVRLQ; encoded by the coding sequence ATGTGGCGTTACATCCTGCGGCGGCTGCTGTACATCATCCCCATGATGCTAGGGGTCAGCGTCCTGACCTTCTTTGTCATGAAGCTGGCCCCCGGCGACTACCTCGACCTGCTCCGGCTCAACCCCGACGTGAGCCCGGAGGCCATCGAACAGCTGAACCGCCAGTTCGGGCTTGACCAGCCCGCTTACGTACAGTTCGGGCGGTGGCTGTGGAACGTGCTGCACTTCAATCTGGGCCACTCGTTCAACTACGGCGCGCCGGTGAGCTACCTCATCGGGACGCGCCTGTTGAACACCCTGCTGCTTTCGGTTGCGTCGCTTGCGCTTGCCTGGACCTTTTCCTTTCCCGCCGGGGTGTACGCCGCCGTCAAGGCGCACTCGACGTACGACCGGGTGCTGACGTTCGCGGCCTTTATCGGGCTCTCGATCCCCAACTACTTCCTGGCGCTCCTGCTCCTGTACCTCGTGGTTCACTTCAATCTACCCCTGCCCGTTGGCGGCATGACGAGCAGCGACTTCGCCTCGCTTTCCACGTGGGGAAAGGTGGCGGACATCGGCAGGCACCTCATCGTGCCGGCTGTGGTGCTCGGCACCGCCAGCATGGCCTCCCTCACCCGGTACCTGAGATCCGGCATGCTCGACGTGCTGGGCCAGGAGTACGTCGTAACGGCCCGGGCCAAGGGGCTGCCCGAGAGCCGCGTCGTCTGGAAGCACGGGGTTCGCAACGCCCTCAACGTCATGATCACCATCTTCGGCTTCGAACTCGGAAGCCTCCTCAACGGCGCCGCCCTCACGGAGATCATCACGGGATGGCCCGGCATGGGGCGGCTCGTGCTGGAAGCGCTGAGAGCCTACGACTACTACGTCGTGATGGGAACCGTACTGATGGCAGGGGTGTTGCTAGTGGTGGGTAACCTGGTCGCCGACATACTGCTGGCGTGGGCCGATCCGAGGGTGAGGCTCCAATGA
- a CDS encoding phosphatase PAP2 family protein — protein sequence MALCTKLGGATFTVGVSTALALSGGEVRRVGYAALTALATSHLLVQLLKRRLERPRPYLVLADSRSVVLPLPDYSFPSGHTAASFAVATVLAARWPAWLLLMFAAAALVGLSRTYLGHHYPSDVVAGAIIGVGFAYLSLYSFGV from the coding sequence ATGGCGCTGTGCACGAAGCTGGGCGGGGCGACGTTTACGGTGGGCGTGAGCACTGCCCTGGCGTTGTCGGGCGGCGAGGTGCGGCGGGTCGGTTACGCTGCTTTGACGGCGCTCGCCACCAGCCACCTGCTCGTGCAGCTGCTCAAGCGGCGCCTCGAACGCCCGCGTCCTTACCTGGTGCTGGCCGACAGCCGCAGCGTGGTGCTGCCCCTGCCCGACTACTCCTTCCCCTCCGGGCACACGGCAGCGAGTTTCGCCGTCGCCACCGTGCTGGCCGCCCGCTGGCCGGCGTGGCTGCTCTTGATGTTTGCCGCGGCGGCGCTGGTGGGCCTCTCCCGCACCTACCTGGGCCACCACTATCCCTCGGACGTGGTGGCCGGCGCTATCATCGGCGTCGGGTTTGCCTACCTGAGCCTCTACAGCTTCGGGGTTTAG
- a CDS encoding ABC transporter substrate-binding protein — MSGGRAKLASVGVAVALLVSLLSVTAAAAATTQDPDVADIPIGKRGGTLRYSSFGSGPKTFNYYLAKETSSTDVLGRVFEGLVTADGRTTEIIPALAKKWEYSEDGLVWTFYLRRGVQWHDGQELTADDVIFSYDLVYDQNIPNNFRFGLTIDGKPLKYEKVDQYTVRFTLPRIYAPLLRSIGVPIMPRHLLYDAWKAGKFNEMWGIDTDPKKIVGTGPFRIVEYVPAQRIVYERNPNYWRLDKAGTQLPYLDRLEETIVESQDVELLKFRAGEIDYLAPDRRYVADLQMEAASKGFRLINGGPTFGSEFIVFNQNPNTIKQPKLSWFTNKLFRQAVAYAVDKESIIDLAFAGLAQPQWSPIGPAAKVFHKPDVKQYPYDLKKAQELLAEAGFRRGADGRLRDADGNLVEFDLLTNAGNRARETIGSLLKEDLTRLGIKVNFQPIDFNVLVRKLTETYDWDAIIIGLTGGPEPATGRNVWMSNGGLHMWYPGQKQPATAWEARIDFLFEEATKYLDNDVRRKYYNEFQDLVADQLPLIYTVNPEAWYAVYNYVKNAQPTAFARGLLYQVDELWIDRR, encoded by the coding sequence ATGAGTGGAGGGCGCGCGAAGTTGGCCAGTGTGGGGGTGGCGGTGGCGCTTTTGGTGTCGCTTCTCTCGGTCACCGCCGCAGCAGCTGCCACTACGCAGGACCCGGACGTAGCAGACATTCCCATTGGCAAGCGTGGGGGTACGTTGCGGTACTCGTCGTTCGGCAGCGGGCCCAAGACGTTCAACTACTACCTCGCCAAGGAGACGTCGTCCACCGACGTCCTTGGCAGGGTCTTCGAAGGCCTCGTGACCGCCGACGGCCGCACCACGGAGATCATTCCGGCGCTCGCGAAGAAGTGGGAGTACAGCGAGGACGGCCTCGTCTGGACGTTTTACCTCCGCCGCGGCGTGCAGTGGCACGACGGGCAGGAACTTACTGCAGACGACGTGATCTTCTCGTACGACCTGGTCTACGACCAGAACATCCCTAACAATTTCCGCTTCGGCCTGACCATCGACGGAAAGCCCTTGAAGTACGAGAAGGTAGACCAGTACACCGTGCGCTTCACGCTGCCCAGGATTTACGCGCCGCTGCTGCGCAGCATCGGCGTGCCCATCATGCCGCGCCACCTGCTTTACGACGCATGGAAAGCCGGCAAGTTCAACGAGATGTGGGGGATCGACACCGACCCCAAGAAGATCGTCGGCACCGGGCCGTTCCGTATCGTCGAGTACGTGCCGGCGCAGCGGATCGTCTACGAGCGCAATCCCAACTACTGGCGCCTCGACAAGGCGGGCACGCAGCTTCCGTATCTGGACCGGCTGGAGGAGACCATCGTCGAAAGCCAGGACGTGGAGCTCCTGAAATTCCGCGCCGGGGAGATCGACTACCTGGCGCCCGACCGCCGCTACGTGGCCGACCTGCAGATGGAGGCGGCGTCCAAGGGCTTCCGGCTCATCAACGGCGGCCCCACGTTCGGCAGCGAGTTCATCGTCTTCAACCAGAACCCGAACACCATCAAGCAACCGAAGCTCTCGTGGTTCACCAACAAGCTCTTCCGCCAGGCCGTGGCGTACGCGGTAGACAAGGAGTCGATCATCGACCTGGCCTTCGCGGGGCTGGCCCAACCCCAGTGGAGTCCCATCGGGCCGGCAGCCAAGGTGTTCCACAAGCCGGACGTGAAGCAGTACCCGTATGACCTGAAGAAGGCGCAGGAGTTGCTGGCCGAGGCCGGCTTCCGGCGCGGCGCCGACGGCCGGCTGCGGGATGCGGATGGGAACCTCGTCGAGTTCGACCTTCTCACCAACGCCGGCAACCGCGCCAGAGAGACGATCGGGTCGCTGTTGAAGGAGGACCTGACCCGCCTCGGCATCAAGGTCAACTTCCAGCCCATCGACTTCAACGTGCTGGTCAGGAAGCTCACGGAGACGTACGACTGGGACGCCATCATCATCGGCCTGACCGGAGGCCCCGAGCCGGCCACCGGCCGCAACGTCTGGATGTCCAACGGCGGCCTCCACATGTGGTACCCGGGCCAGAAGCAGCCGGCTACCGCCTGGGAGGCGCGCATCGACTTCCTGTTCGAAGAGGCCACCAAGTACCTGGACAACGACGTGCGGCGCAAGTACTACAACGAGTTCCAGGACCTCGTGGCCGATCAGCTTCCCCTCATCTACACGGTGAACCCCGAAGCCTGGTACGCCGTCTACAACTACGTGAAGAACGCCCAGCCCACGGCGTTTGCCCGGGGCCTTCTGTACCAGGTCGACGAACTCTGGATCGACCGGCGCTAG